In the genome of Arabidopsis thaliana chromosome 4, partial sequence, the window TCTAAATTCTATGGATTTGTGAAACTAACGCCGAAGATCCTTAAGCTAGCCTATGAGCAGCAAATAGAAGTCAGAAAATCCCAATGACTGCCTTTATTAAGAAGGCAGTGTATGGATTGGAAGAtatttgattgatgatgatgatgttgatgagcaATCTCAAGAGTTTCAGATCCAACTTAATTACCAGGATATGGCcactgaggaagaagacaagtTACTTGATGCCTTGCTTTCCAAGGATGGAGCTTCAATAGCTAAACGTCTCTCTAATGTTATTAAGCGTGAATAAAACGCAGTGCTAATGTTATGAACTGCAGTGCTGCTTTGCTAAGTTTGGCGGAGTTGGAATTTTTATGGCCGAACAAGGTAAAACGCAGGCTAACCTTACACTTACACATATAGGTATTGTGT includes:
- a CDS encoding uncharacterized protein (unknown protein; Has 30201 Blast hits to 17322 proteins in 780 species: Archae - 12; Bacteria - 1396; Metazoa - 17338; Fungi - 3422; Plants - 5037; Viruses - 0; Other Eukaryotes - 2996 (source: NCBI BLink).), giving the protein MAIKWKRKAIRVVASSSGSVWIGRYLIDDDDVDEQSQEFQIQLNYQDMATEEEDKLLDALLSKDGASIAKRLSNCCFAKFGGVGIFMAEQVSSSKLFWRRDMQWRIGRLMRLPLTSLDFIRRRMLYPSFGTKHFLPLCNGK